One region of Vallitalea okinawensis genomic DNA includes:
- a CDS encoding NADH-dependent [FeFe] hydrogenase, group A6: protein MINVTINGNQYEVPEGINILEAAKLNGILIPNFCYLEGVHECGSCRICVVEVEGARTLQASCITKVTEGMVIKTNTEKVRKARKLLYELMLSDHNKECLSCRRNGSCELQDLGELLQVDEVRFEGEQSKANVEFSNPSIYRDMSKCILCRRCETVCNEIQGVGAISSQNRGFQTTISPSGNFELASVNCAYCGQCTLVCPVGALMEVDSTKAVWDALSDDSKRVIVQTAPAIRAALGEEFDYEPGTLVTGQMAAALRRMGFDDIFDTNFAADLTILEEGTEFLTRMGNLLAGEDIKIPMITSCSPGWIKYIENHFPDLLGHLSTCKSPHMMLGAVAKSYYAEKLEKDPKDIFVVSVMPCTAKKFEITREEMINDVDAVLTTRELAKMIKEAGIDFKNLPEEKFDIPFGISSGAADIFGTTGGVMEAALRTVYEIITGEELPFKNLHVEPIMGLESIKEGAITFENTADDWKALEGKTVRVAVASGLDNARVLLEQIREGTSPYQFIEIMCCPGGCISGGGQPRPTNAEIRQKRLEAIYREDENKDLRKSHDNPLLMKLYEDYLEKPNSHVAHNILHTHYVDRGRYNEKVNTDE from the coding sequence ATGATTAATGTTACGATCAATGGAAACCAGTATGAAGTTCCAGAAGGTATTAATATATTAGAAGCTGCCAAGCTGAATGGCATTCTCATCCCTAATTTCTGTTATTTAGAAGGCGTTCATGAATGTGGTTCCTGTAGAATATGTGTTGTTGAAGTAGAAGGAGCAAGAACTTTACAAGCTTCTTGTATTACGAAAGTGACAGAGGGAATGGTCATTAAGACCAATACAGAGAAAGTAAGAAAAGCTAGAAAACTACTCTACGAGTTGATGTTATCTGATCATAATAAAGAATGTTTAAGTTGTAGAAGAAATGGTAGTTGTGAGCTTCAAGACCTAGGTGAACTATTGCAAGTGGATGAAGTTCGCTTCGAAGGAGAGCAATCAAAAGCTAATGTAGAATTCTCTAACCCCTCTATCTATAGAGATATGTCTAAATGTATCTTATGTAGACGCTGTGAAACTGTCTGTAATGAGATTCAAGGAGTTGGAGCCATTAGCAGCCAAAATCGCGGGTTCCAAACGACTATAAGTCCAAGTGGCAATTTTGAATTGGCTAGTGTTAACTGTGCTTATTGTGGTCAATGTACTTTAGTTTGTCCTGTAGGTGCTTTAATGGAGGTAGATTCCACAAAGGCAGTATGGGATGCACTAAGTGATGACAGTAAACGAGTTATCGTTCAAACAGCACCAGCCATTAGGGCTGCTCTTGGAGAAGAATTTGACTATGAACCAGGCACTCTTGTAACAGGGCAAATGGCTGCTGCATTAAGAAGAATGGGCTTCGATGATATTTTTGATACCAACTTTGCAGCAGACTTAACCATCCTTGAAGAAGGTACTGAGTTCCTAACAAGAATGGGCAATCTATTAGCAGGTGAGGATATCAAAATTCCTATGATTACAAGTTGCTCACCAGGATGGATCAAATATATTGAGAATCACTTCCCCGATTTACTGGGTCATTTATCAACGTGTAAATCACCTCATATGATGTTGGGGGCAGTAGCTAAATCCTATTATGCAGAGAAGTTAGAAAAGGACCCTAAAGATATCTTTGTTGTATCTGTTATGCCTTGTACAGCGAAGAAATTTGAGATAACAAGGGAAGAAATGATCAATGATGTAGATGCTGTTCTTACGACAAGAGAATTAGCTAAGATGATTAAAGAAGCAGGTATTGACTTTAAGAATCTTCCTGAAGAAAAATTCGATATTCCTTTTGGAATCTCTTCTGGTGCTGCAGATATATTTGGTACAACAGGTGGTGTTATGGAGGCGGCTCTTCGTACAGTTTATGAAATCATAACTGGTGAAGAATTACCATTCAAGAACCTTCATGTAGAGCCTATAATGGGTCTAGAGTCTATTAAGGAAGGTGCCATTACTTTTGAGAACACCGCCGATGATTGGAAAGCTTTAGAAGGAAAAACAGTTCGAGTAGCTGTAGCCAGCGGGTTGGATAATGCTAGGGTACTGCTCGAGCAAATTAGAGAAGGTACATCACCTTATCAATTTATTGAGATCATGTGTTGTCCAGGTGGTTGTATAAGTGGTGGAGGTCAACCACGACCAACCAATGCTGAAATCAGACAAAAGCGTCTTGAAGCGATTTATCGTGAGGATGAGAATAAAGATCTACGTAAATCACATGATAATCCACTTCTTATGAAATTGTACGAAGATTATTTAGAAAAGCCAAACAGTCATGTGGCACATAATATTCTTCATACACACTATGTGGATCGTGGTCGATATAATGAAAAAGTGAATACAGATGAGTAA
- the nuoF gene encoding NADH-quinone oxidoreductase subunit NuoF, protein MAKITSKKELKTIKEEFLGKKNRYKYVLNVCFGGGCLSSNCEAVKDALVKELENCELLDEVLINQTGCIGACDLGPSILVEPDNTYYIKLDPEDVGEIVKRHIIDGEIVREKCYYDPNKDEFIPCINDIEFFKRQEKIVLKNCGVIDYGSIDGYIANDGYGALAKAVTDMSPEEVIDVMKESGLRGRGGGGFPTGLKWSFAYKAKGDQKYVICNADEGDPGAFMDRSLLEGDPHGIIEGMALAGYAVGASMGYVYVRAEYPIAIERLEKAIKDAKEYGLLAGPLFGSDFTFDLEIRIGAGAFVCGEETALIHSIEGKRGEPRQKPPFPANSGLFNKPTVINNVETYANVPKIIFNGAEWFKGFGTEKSPGTKVFALAGAVRNTGIVEVPMGISLGDIIYDIGGGIKNDKKFKAAQTGGPSGGCLTQESLNVPVDYDSLKELGSIMGSGGLVIMDEDNCMVDVARYFMDFVQEESCGKCVPCRLGTKRMLEILERITRGEGEEDDINKLVELGDMIKESALCGLGQTAPNPVISTLKHFKHEYEEHIQDKKCTAGACGDMFLSPCENACPAGINVPGYIALIAANRVKDAYDLIRQENPFPAVCGRVCTHPCEYKCRRAQLDEPIAIADLKRYASDVVLKEGIPSSNDRYAYNGKSIAVVGAGPSGLSCGYYLARLGYDVTVYEQQEVAGGILAFGIPEYRLPKAMLDKEIKAIEQEGVKIKLGVEVGNDISFEELREQHEAVFVATGTQFSNKIGIDGEELDGVYYGLDFLRDVNTGKETVVGKKVAIIGGGNTAIDASRVALRLGAEEVHILYRRRKKDMPADWREIEEAVEEGIQIHTMIKPVSIEGEDGKVKSIKMQKMILGMFDRSGRRRPVEVEGQVYAMEFDMIIPAISQYSDLPFIKKEEVETTKWGTFVVDDDTMMTNLDGVFAGGDVVRGPDTVIQAIADGKKVAESIDMYLGGEGVLNKGPEIEIPSPVDYAEVVEHDRFPMNVLDPEDRSDNFDEVVYGFHRLNAIAESMRCLRCDRR, encoded by the coding sequence ATGGCTAAAATAACATCAAAAAAAGAACTTAAGACGATTAAAGAAGAGTTCCTTGGTAAAAAGAATAGATATAAATACGTACTCAATGTGTGCTTTGGGGGAGGGTGTTTATCATCTAATTGTGAAGCAGTTAAAGACGCATTGGTAAAAGAGTTGGAAAATTGTGAATTATTAGACGAAGTTTTAATTAACCAAACTGGGTGTATTGGAGCTTGTGATTTGGGACCATCCATTCTTGTTGAACCTGATAATACCTATTATATTAAATTAGATCCAGAAGACGTAGGTGAAATCGTTAAGCGTCATATCATTGATGGGGAGATCGTTAGAGAAAAATGTTATTATGATCCAAACAAAGATGAATTTATTCCCTGCATCAATGATATTGAGTTCTTTAAACGACAAGAAAAGATTGTTTTAAAGAACTGTGGTGTCATCGATTACGGCTCAATTGATGGGTATATAGCTAATGATGGCTATGGTGCATTAGCGAAAGCTGTAACAGATATGTCTCCTGAAGAAGTTATTGATGTAATGAAGGAATCCGGTTTAAGAGGACGTGGCGGTGGAGGTTTCCCAACAGGCTTAAAATGGTCCTTTGCTTATAAAGCAAAAGGTGATCAAAAGTATGTTATTTGTAATGCTGATGAAGGTGATCCAGGTGCATTTATGGATCGAAGTCTACTGGAAGGTGATCCACATGGGATCATTGAGGGGATGGCATTAGCTGGTTATGCTGTAGGAGCATCAATGGGGTATGTATATGTTCGGGCGGAATACCCTATTGCTATAGAAAGATTAGAAAAAGCAATTAAAGATGCTAAAGAATACGGTCTCTTAGCTGGACCTTTATTTGGTTCAGACTTTACATTTGATTTAGAGATTAGAATTGGTGCTGGAGCTTTTGTGTGTGGTGAAGAAACAGCTTTGATACACTCAATAGAGGGCAAGCGAGGAGAGCCACGTCAAAAACCTCCATTCCCAGCTAATTCAGGTTTATTTAATAAACCAACAGTAATTAATAATGTTGAAACTTATGCTAATGTTCCTAAAATTATATTCAATGGAGCTGAGTGGTTTAAAGGTTTCGGAACGGAGAAGAGTCCAGGTACTAAAGTATTTGCTTTAGCAGGTGCAGTTCGAAATACAGGTATTGTTGAAGTGCCAATGGGAATTAGCTTAGGAGATATTATATATGATATCGGCGGTGGCATTAAAAATGATAAGAAGTTTAAAGCTGCTCAAACAGGAGGTCCATCAGGCGGATGTTTAACTCAGGAATCATTAAACGTACCGGTGGATTATGATTCATTGAAAGAGTTAGGCTCCATTATGGGATCTGGTGGTCTTGTCATCATGGACGAAGATAACTGTATGGTGGATGTAGCCAGATACTTCATGGACTTCGTACAAGAAGAATCTTGTGGTAAATGCGTACCTTGTCGTTTAGGGACGAAGCGTATGTTAGAGATTCTCGAGCGTATTACCCGGGGTGAAGGCGAAGAAGATGATATTAATAAATTAGTAGAGTTAGGAGACATGATTAAAGAATCAGCCTTATGCGGTCTAGGTCAAACAGCACCTAATCCAGTAATAAGTACTCTTAAGCACTTTAAACATGAATATGAAGAGCATATTCAAGATAAGAAGTGTACTGCAGGAGCGTGTGGTGACATGTTCTTATCACCTTGTGAGAATGCTTGTCCAGCTGGTATTAATGTACCTGGATATATTGCATTGATCGCAGCTAATCGCGTTAAAGATGCTTATGATTTAATTCGCCAAGAAAATCCATTCCCGGCAGTTTGTGGTCGTGTTTGTACTCATCCCTGTGAGTATAAATGCCGCCGTGCTCAATTAGATGAGCCTATTGCTATTGCTGATTTAAAACGTTATGCTTCTGATGTTGTACTTAAAGAAGGTATTCCTTCATCGAATGATCGGTATGCATATAATGGTAAATCCATAGCAGTAGTTGGTGCTGGTCCATCCGGATTATCCTGTGGTTATTACTTAGCACGTTTAGGTTATGATGTAACGGTTTATGAGCAGCAAGAAGTAGCTGGTGGTATTTTAGCATTTGGTATTCCAGAGTATCGTCTACCAAAAGCTATGTTAGATAAAGAGATAAAAGCTATTGAACAAGAAGGCGTTAAGATTAAGCTTGGCGTTGAAGTAGGTAATGATATATCTTTTGAAGAGTTACGTGAGCAGCATGAGGCTGTTTTTGTAGCAACAGGTACACAATTCTCCAATAAGATAGGTATTGATGGGGAAGAGTTAGACGGTGTTTATTATGGATTAGATTTCTTAAGAGATGTAAATACAGGCAAAGAAACAGTTGTTGGTAAGAAGGTGGCGATAATCGGTGGTGGTAATACAGCCATTGATGCTTCCAGGGTAGCATTACGTTTAGGTGCAGAAGAAGTACATATCCTTTATCGTCGTCGTAAGAAGGATATGCCTGCTGATTGGCGTGAAATCGAAGAGGCTGTTGAGGAAGGTATACAAATACATACAATGATTAAGCCTGTTTCAATCGAAGGTGAAGATGGAAAGGTTAAGAGTATTAAGATGCAAAAGATGATTCTTGGTATGTTTGACCGTTCAGGTCGTCGTCGTCCAGTTGAAGTGGAAGGTCAAGTCTATGCAATGGAATTTGATATGATCATTCCCGCAATTAGCCAATACAGTGATTTACCGTTTATTAAGAAAGAAGAAGTAGAAACAACTAAATGGGGAACCTTCGTGGTTGATGATGATACTATGATGACCAATCTTGACGGTGTATTCGCAGGTGGCGATGTTGTACGTGGACCAGATACAGTGATTCAAGCTATTGCAGATGGTAAGAAAGTAGCTGAATCCATTGATATGTATCTTGGAGGAGAAGGTGTATTGAATAAAGGTCCAGAGATTGAGATACCATCACCTGTTGACTATGCAGAAGTTGTTGAGCATGACCGATTCCCAATGAATGTTCTTGACCCAGAAGACCGAAGCGATAACTTTGATGAAGTAGTATACGGATTCCACAGATTAAACGCAATTGCAGAGTCTATGCGATGTCTGCGCTGTGACAGAAGATAA
- a CDS encoding NADH-quinone oxidoreductase subunit NuoE family protein, translating to MEVKSTCNCKEMSEEEKRKLLDEFIEDYKDKEGSLIQVLHIAQGIYGFLPMELQKYIAEQMNKPVSEVSGVVSFYSYFTTQPRGDYTIRVCLGTACYVRGGKKILDRLKDILGIDVGETTEDNKFTLEVMRCIGACGLAPAITINDVVYKQVNPDKLKDVLNQF from the coding sequence ATGGAAGTAAAAAGCACTTGTAATTGTAAAGAAATGAGTGAAGAGGAAAAAAGAAAGCTCCTTGATGAATTTATTGAGGACTATAAAGATAAGGAAGGAAGCCTTATACAGGTTCTCCATATTGCACAAGGGATTTATGGCTTCTTACCAATGGAGCTACAAAAATATATCGCTGAGCAAATGAATAAACCAGTGTCTGAGGTCTCAGGTGTTGTTAGCTTTTATTCTTATTTTACGACACAACCTCGCGGTGACTATACCATCCGTGTATGCTTAGGAACAGCTTGTTATGTACGTGGTGGTAAGAAAATTTTAGACCGTTTAAAAGACATCCTAGGTATTGATGTGGGGGAAACGACAGAGGACAATAAGTTCACCCTTGAAGTCATGCGCTGTATTGGAGCTTGTGGATTAGCACCTGCCATTACAATTAATGATGTTGTTTACAAGCAAGTTAATCCGGATAAGCTAAAGGATGTTTTAAACCAATTTTAA
- a CDS encoding ATP-dependent Clp protease ATP-binding subunit, with the protein MMKCQVCNNNIAVIFINKIVNGKQQPLALCMECAKKQGISPMDHLMKQSGMSEDDINNLNTQMMSMFNDMDVNMDELADMGDDDDQSSNPFSKMFSAFTGGDGSNDAFNITNSDDTKDNEGPDIKTKKRPKPSKSRKHLDSFGINLTAKAKTGGVDRIVGRHREIDRVIQILNRRSKNNPVLIGEPGVGKTAIAEGLAVRIAEKKVPAKLYNAEIYLLDLTAVVAGTQFRGQFESRMKSILKEASAAGNVILVIDELHNIVGAGEAHGGAMNAANILKPALARGEVQIIGATTLEEYRKHIEKDSALERRFQPVIVDEPNIEESIEILKGIKDYYEKYHHVIISDDIIDAAVNLSERYITDRFLPDKAIDVIDEAGSRANLKNQGLVELEALKEDYNKIQLEKDEAAAVDDYEKVAQLRMNEIKIQEQIKAIENQCNDVDITIEDIAHVIESWTKIPVQRITELEAERLLKLENRLHERVIGQHEAIISVSKAVRRNRSDFRKKRKPSSFIFVGPTGVGKTELVRALAEELFGTEEALIRVDMSEYMEKHTVSKLIGAPPGYVGYDEGGQLTEKVRRKPYSVVLLDEIEKAHPDVFNMLLQILEDGRLTDSQGRTVNFENTIIVMTSNAGTNTKGLGMGFNNNEKAALENKVQGALKEAFRPEFLNRIDEIIIFDQLDKDELRQIVDLMLKEVYIDVRAKGLKIDVDDDVKDFLLEKGYDPKYGARPLRRTIQKFIEDDIAESYIKGELKKGVKILFIMENEKPTLKLVKEDNLLEDQGE; encoded by the coding sequence ATGATGAAATGTCAAGTGTGTAATAATAACATTGCTGTCATCTTCATAAATAAAATTGTCAACGGCAAACAACAACCTTTGGCACTCTGCATGGAATGCGCGAAAAAACAAGGCATATCTCCAATGGATCATTTAATGAAGCAATCTGGTATGTCAGAAGATGATATCAACAACCTTAATACCCAAATGATGTCTATGTTCAATGATATGGATGTCAACATGGATGAATTAGCAGATATGGGGGATGATGATGATCAATCATCTAATCCTTTTTCAAAGATGTTCAGCGCCTTTACAGGTGGTGATGGCTCCAATGATGCATTTAACATTACTAATTCAGATGATACTAAGGATAATGAGGGACCTGATATAAAAACAAAAAAAAGACCAAAACCTTCTAAAAGCCGTAAGCATCTAGATTCTTTTGGCATTAACTTAACAGCGAAAGCAAAAACAGGCGGCGTAGACCGCATTGTAGGTCGTCATCGAGAAATCGACCGTGTTATTCAAATTTTAAACCGTCGTTCCAAGAACAATCCTGTTCTTATCGGTGAACCTGGTGTTGGTAAGACAGCTATTGCTGAAGGCTTAGCTGTACGAATTGCTGAGAAGAAAGTCCCTGCCAAACTTTATAATGCTGAGATTTACCTATTAGATCTAACAGCTGTTGTAGCTGGAACTCAATTTAGAGGTCAGTTTGAATCTCGTATGAAGTCTATTCTCAAAGAAGCAAGCGCAGCAGGTAATGTTATTCTTGTTATCGATGAACTTCATAATATAGTAGGTGCTGGTGAAGCTCATGGTGGTGCCATGAATGCTGCCAACATCCTCAAACCAGCTCTCGCTCGTGGTGAGGTTCAGATCATCGGTGCTACAACTCTTGAAGAGTATCGTAAGCATATCGAAAAAGATTCAGCTTTGGAGAGACGTTTCCAACCTGTTATCGTAGATGAACCAAATATCGAAGAATCCATTGAGATATTAAAGGGCATTAAAGATTATTATGAGAAATACCATCACGTTATCATTTCTGATGACATTATAGATGCAGCAGTTAATTTATCTGAACGCTACATCACAGACCGCTTCTTACCAGATAAAGCCATCGATGTTATTGATGAAGCTGGTTCAAGAGCCAATTTAAAGAATCAAGGTCTTGTTGAGTTAGAAGCACTTAAAGAAGATTATAACAAAATTCAGTTAGAAAAAGATGAAGCTGCAGCAGTTGATGATTACGAAAAGGTTGCTCAGCTGAGAATGAATGAAATCAAAATCCAAGAGCAAATCAAGGCCATTGAAAATCAATGTAATGATGTGGATATTACCATCGAAGATATTGCTCATGTTATAGAATCATGGACTAAGATCCCAGTACAGCGTATTACTGAATTAGAAGCTGAACGCTTACTGAAATTAGAGAATCGTCTTCATGAACGCGTAATTGGTCAACATGAAGCCATTATTTCTGTATCTAAAGCTGTTCGACGTAACCGTTCTGACTTTAGAAAGAAACGTAAACCATCCTCCTTTATCTTTGTTGGTCCAACAGGTGTTGGTAAAACAGAGCTAGTGAGGGCTTTAGCTGAAGAATTATTCGGTACAGAAGAAGCTTTGATTCGTGTGGATATGTCAGAGTATATGGAGAAACATACTGTTTCCAAATTAATCGGTGCACCTCCAGGATATGTAGGCTATGATGAAGGTGGACAATTAACTGAAAAAGTTAGAAGAAAACCTTACTCTGTTGTTTTATTAGATGAGATTGAAAAAGCTCACCCAGATGTTTTCAATATGTTGCTTCAGATTCTAGAAGATGGTCGCTTAACGGATAGTCAAGGTCGTACCGTTAACTTTGAAAACACCATTATCGTTATGACATCCAATGCTGGAACCAATACAAAAGGTTTAGGCATGGGCTTCAATAATAATGAAAAAGCAGCTTTAGAAAACAAGGTACAAGGCGCTCTTAAAGAAGCTTTCCGCCCAGAGTTCTTGAATCGCATTGATGAAATCATTATCTTTGACCAGTTAGATAAAGACGAACTTCGCCAGATTGTCGATCTCATGTTAAAAGAAGTTTATATTGATGTTCGTGCAAAAGGCTTGAAAATTGATGTTGATGACGATGTAAAGGACTTCTTACTTGAGAAAGGTTATGACCCTAAATACGGTGCTCGTCCATTAAGAAGAACCATTCAAAAGTTCATTGAAGATGATATCGCAGAAAGTTATATTAAAGGCGAACTTAAGAAAGGTGTAAAAATTCTCTTTATAATGGAAAATGAAAAACCAACTCTTAAGCTTGTCAAAGAAGATAATTTATTAGAAGATCAAGGTGAATAG
- a CDS encoding NUDIX hydrolase, which translates to MAKERFVMPVAVHLFLMKEDEVLLLRRYNTGYEDGNYSVVAGHVDGNEDFITAMIREAKEEAGITIERQNMIPVQVMHRKKDHEERIDYFLVANQWQGDIVNMEPNKCDELKWFNVKDLPKNIIPYIKWGLDNYQQGVQFSQFGWDL; encoded by the coding sequence ATGGCTAAAGAACGATTTGTAATGCCTGTTGCAGTACACTTATTTTTAATGAAGGAAGATGAAGTCTTGCTGCTAAGAAGATACAATACTGGATATGAAGATGGTAATTATAGTGTGGTAGCGGGGCACGTTGATGGTAATGAAGATTTTATAACGGCCATGATCAGAGAAGCAAAAGAAGAAGCTGGTATTACTATTGAAAGACAGAATATGATTCCTGTACAAGTTATGCATCGCAAGAAGGATCATGAAGAGCGTATTGACTATTTCCTTGTAGCTAATCAATGGCAAGGAGATATAGTCAATATGGAGCCTAATAAATGTGACGAATTAAAATGGTTTAATGTTAAAGACTTACCTAAAAATATAATTCCATATATTAAATGGGGACTAGATAACTATCAACAAGGCGTTCAATTTTCACAATTTGGTTGGGATTTATAA
- a CDS encoding class I SAM-dependent methyltransferase codes for MSNYSDVWDNYYKHKANGDITYDLWLDKYQDQLEMSKDIPIIDLGCGGGNNTLYLIERGYKPIACDYSVEALNALNKAIPQVETRQFDLLEGLPFSANGHKVVIADLCLHYFSWEDTLRIVKDIKTILSKDGYLICRLNSVRDEVYGAGKGLEIEENYYQVHGRKKRYFNEEQVRALFDEWDILHIEEYQMTRIKDKILWEVALRKRG; via the coding sequence TTGAGTAATTATAGTGATGTATGGGATAACTATTATAAACATAAAGCAAATGGAGATATTACATATGATTTATGGTTGGATAAGTATCAGGATCAATTAGAAATGTCTAAAGATATACCTATAATCGATTTGGGATGTGGGGGAGGCAATAATACATTATATTTAATTGAAAGAGGGTATAAACCCATAGCATGTGACTATTCTGTAGAAGCACTAAATGCATTAAACAAGGCTATACCTCAAGTTGAAACGAGGCAATTTGATTTATTAGAGGGGTTACCTTTTTCTGCAAACGGTCATAAAGTTGTCATTGCAGATCTATGTTTACATTATTTTTCCTGGGAAGATACGCTTAGAATCGTTAAGGACATTAAAACAATATTATCAAAAGACGGGTATTTAATCTGTCGTTTGAATTCTGTAAGAGATGAGGTATATGGAGCAGGTAAAGGGCTTGAGATAGAAGAAAACTATTACCAGGTACATGGTAGAAAAAAGAGGTATTTTAATGAGGAGCAGGTTAGAGCATTATTTGATGAGTGGGATATTCTTCATATTGAAGAGTATCAAATGACTCGAATCAAGGACAAAATTCTTTGGGAAGTTGCATTGAGAAAGAGGGGATAA
- a CDS encoding P-loop NTPase family protein, translating into MRISEAKECIKELYLNTNSVTALISERGIGKTSAYQQCAKELDIGYIGLYAAALEGPDFMGLPDKDREKGITKYLAPQFLPTQQAVEDGIYPERGILVLEEINRVPSDTTSVLYPLLLEKKINGHDLAPGWTIGVTMNPDTMNYMVNSLDDAMLDRFISIEVTANIHDYVDHSLKNHPNDDVLNFLQATPDMLLITKKSADSTALNKAPTPRGWTKIQELLNNCKLAPQLMSELIAGIVGAQTAASFYGYLENRNTKVPAVDDVLNHYASIREDVIHLVNDHRIDLLNYLIKKVVLCFELNNSHIQNIHGLLDDLSEELQILFFKYLATNREKDMDRITDSSNHFDAISDRLVSILEIE; encoded by the coding sequence TTGAGAATTAGCGAAGCCAAGGAATGTATTAAAGAACTTTATCTTAATACCAATAGTGTAACTGCTCTCATCAGTGAAAGAGGTATTGGTAAAACCTCTGCTTATCAACAATGTGCTAAAGAGTTAGACATTGGTTATATAGGATTGTATGCTGCCGCTCTTGAAGGACCTGACTTTATGGGCTTACCTGATAAAGATCGTGAAAAAGGTATTACTAAATACCTTGCTCCACAGTTCTTACCAACTCAACAAGCCGTTGAAGATGGCATATATCCTGAACGAGGGATTTTAGTATTAGAAGAGATTAATCGCGTGCCCAGTGATACTACTTCTGTCTTATATCCTCTTCTACTTGAGAAGAAGATCAATGGGCATGACTTGGCACCTGGTTGGACCATTGGTGTCACCATGAATCCTGATACCATGAACTATATGGTTAACTCTCTTGATGATGCTATGTTAGATCGTTTTATTTCCATTGAAGTAACCGCCAATATTCATGACTATGTTGACCACTCTCTAAAAAATCATCCAAATGATGACGTCCTAAATTTCCTCCAAGCTACACCAGATATGCTCTTAATCACAAAAAAATCTGCTGATTCAACAGCATTGAATAAAGCCCCAACCCCAAGAGGATGGACAAAAATTCAGGAGTTGCTCAACAACTGTAAATTAGCTCCCCAATTGATGAGTGAGTTGATTGCAGGTATCGTAGGAGCCCAGACAGCTGCATCATTTTATGGTTATCTTGAGAACAGGAATACGAAAGTACCAGCTGTTGACGATGTTTTAAATCATTACGCCAGTATTCGTGAAGATGTAATTCATCTAGTGAATGATCATCGAATAGACTTATTAAATTATCTTATTAAGAAAGTTGTCCTATGCTTTGAACTTAACAATAGTCATATTCAGAACATCCATGGCTTATTAGATGACTTATCGGAAGAACTTCAAATCCTCTTCTTTAAATACCTTGCAACCAATCGTGAAAAGGATATGGATCGTATCACGGATAGTTCCAATCATTTTGATGCCATCAGTGATCGATTAGTTTCTATATTAGAAATCGAGTAG